TTAAGCATATATTACTAAGTCCTTTATTACAAGGAAAAGGATCTTTAATTGGTTACTTAGGGATTTCTACAATTGTATAAGTTTTCGATCACAGATGTTCTGGAAATGTTCTACATATAAGAAATGTTATGCTTTTCCCCAACGACTTTGCCTCTAATATTTCTAGTGTAGTTTGTGATTCATGTAACTGCATATTTCTATAGTTTATTGGTGgaagcaaaataaaacatttgtgcaagaaatgtttttatagatCTCAAGAAAATGAAATTGtccatttaaaatttttcaGATGCTGTTCCTGTTGTCTTTCAAACATTTCATTAGGTtacatgtgaattttttttttgttgaatcaGCACTTGTTTCCTGTCAGGCGTGAATGTTATCTATCACAGTCAGTAGACGTGCTGTCTAATCTTCATCTGTGAAAGGAGTCCGAGTTGTTATATTTTTGAGGAGGGTCTGGGGTGTGCCAACTTCATGCCCTTGTATAAAAGAGTGATTCGTTTTGAAGCAGTTTACAGAAGTCAAGACCACTCTGAAACCATGAGTCTCTCTGCCAAAGACAAAGCTGCCATCAAAGCCTTCTGGGACAAGATCTCCCAAAGGCTGAGGAAATCGGTAGCCAAGCTCTGTACAGGTAGGTGCTTTAGAACTTTCTCTTTTTGCTCTTcattttgattcattttctctttttatatgATTAACTTTCCCCCAATGTGCCTACACAGGATGCTGACTGTTTACCCTCAGACCAAAACCTACTTTACCCATTGGACGGACATGAGCTTCAACTCTGCTCAGTTGAAGAAGCACGGAAAGACTGTAATGTCTGGTGTGGAAGTGGCTGTCAACAAAATCGATGATCTGACCAGCGGGATGCTCAGCCTAAGCGAGCTGCACGCTTACCAGCTGCGTGTTGATCCAGCCAACTTCAAGGCAAGTTCATCTTAATGCTCTGTAATAATTCAATCCTGTTTTACCTGTAAGTAGATCCTGTGCCACAACATGCTTGAATTTTGTTGTTTCTTCTTCTAGATCCTCTCACACAATTTGCTTGTGGTTCTGGCCATCCTGTTCCCCACTGACTTTACTCCTGATGTACACGTGTCTATGGATAAGTTTCTTGCTGCAGTGTCCCTGGCCCTCTCTGAGAAGTACAGATAAACCCCTCTGCAGAGACCAGAACAGAGACCACCACACGCACAATCTCTTTCTCAgacatttaaaattttcttgACTGatctaaataaaaccaaaataatttTGTTCTGTTAGTAAAAATTATATTCTATGTTATGTCTTTTCTAAAGCTCTGTATTTAATTATCAACGTGggttcattttacatttagaacaaagtttatagaaaaacaaaatctaaattttaacACGCACAGCTTACATACAAGACTAACAAGAATGAAGTGCTTTTGTAATGTGTATTATGTGGAATCTCGATGTGATATACATTCATAATAAAACCCTTCAACACAAGTcaacattttagttttattccAAACACAGCCTgcatcaaacacacagcaatttttttttgtcaaaattaTAATGAGTTTAGCTGaatgcatttattaaacatctggatctcgcttccaacacatcaaatACTGAAGCATGTCTCAGCTTTGTCAACTTTGTCAAGCATGTTTAGTGTTTTCTATAATATCTGACTGAGTCAAGTATTAGATATTAAATGGGCCAAAACCTTTTAATTTAAATAGctataatattcatatatttcaCTTAGGCCAAAATGTTTATCTGTGGAAGATTTAGCATAATATACAGTGTTCATACAACATTAAATTGAGGTAATATCTTTGGAAATGGTAACATTCAGAATGAATGCATTAAAATAGTATAGCAATGTTCTGTTTTATTGCTGTTGAATTCTCtattataatgatataaattCAAAAACTATCACAATAATATGTCATTTAGATATGCTGAATGGAAATCAATTTAGTAAATTTGTATAGTGCCCTTTAAATAATTGACCTTACATAAACAAATGTAGGTTCCATTATActacaatactatactacagTGGCTGTCAAtagtttggaaacacctggtGTTTTATCATTTTCTATGTCCACATGCCTTTTCCTTTTGTTTAGATGCAAGAAATTTAATAATTGATTggaataaagatttattttgaccaaacaaatacataagtGGCCAAAGGTTGTGAGAAAGACGTATATTCGTTTTCACACAATCAGCTGCTtcagttttcttcttcttcttctttcggctgctcccattaggggtcgccacagcggatcatccgtctccataccaccctgtacgtcttcctcctctccttctcctccttgtcCTCCTTCAGCTGCTTCAGTTTTAATGATGGCAATTGAAAAAGCCAGAGGCAATACTTTGAATTGTATTGAAGAGTGATCAGATTCAATACCGAAGTTTTTTTGCTGAAAATTCCTTTAGCTAAACATCTCATCAGTtatcacttataaataaaatttttacatgCTTGATTAAATCAATCAACCAGCTGAGAAACTACAGACACTTTCGACTTAATGAAAATACTGATACTGTTCAACCTTGCCATGTAACACAAGTGTGCTTGTGGTTACATAATCTGTCTCCTCTGCCCAAAATACCACTAATGttgatgttaaatgttaaactgTTTGCCTTTGTGTCTTTGTTTCCTTATCACTGGACATTATGCCCATAATAACTAAGAACCTGAGcaaaagattttaaaagaaaCAGTCTGAAATAGATGCATCAGGATCTTTCATTGAAGTGTATTTATAGTTTTGCTTTGATGTATTAAGCAGTCATGTTAGCTACCTCAAAATACAGACTATATCAGTGCATTTTTgttatgttcatttctttgccACTGTCCATGTCCTCCTTGCATGGAGAACCAATAGCTACATCACAACCTACTGTCCCCCTAATATGTAATGTCACTACTGTGCATGCGACCTCACAAAATTAAACTGTTATTATTCCTGCAGTCTCCCTGGGCTCTTTTCTATTGTATAAACATAAGAGTTGAACATAAAACTGAAAATAATGTTCCACATTATAAGATTGCTAGCAGTTgctaaatgttatataattgcaaaatttttattatcagttatttttattattctttatattacacataaggaagaacattttcaaaaatagtttttatcaCCATACACTCTGCAAATTATAATGAAAATCTCTTATCAACATTATGCTTCTTTTTATAGATGTGCTTTATTGCAGAAGCGATGTTTACCACCTTCAGATGTTAGTGATAATTTTCTTTCCCAAAATTCACACAATTTGCAAAGATTGTGTGACATACATTATTTTTCTGTCAACGGGGATTGTTTTAGGACCATGTGTTGAGAAATAAGACATTATACAGAGGCACAGTTGTTCAGTTTTTAAGATTTCGGGATACACTGTAAATTGGATAAAGAAAATCCATCCATAGAGATCAATAAGAagagaggaaccagagtcaaaagaggaacccatcctcatttgggtgaaatcGAGAGTTGATCAGTTCTGATCAGGCTCAGTTCTGTAATTGACAAACTTATTCACCCTGATCAAACAGCATTTATACCAAACAGGAGCTCCTTTTCAATCTTAGTTGCATCTTTACTATAATCTACTCCcagttatataaatattgatGATCAGGTAATTGTCTCTTGATACATTCTCAGAGTAGAGGAAAAATTTATCTAAGAGTAAATGAATCCCTTTAAAAGTACGACATCTTTCTGCTGTCCAAAGCTTCCGTTTTTAAAATAACATGATGGGAGACGGGAAGTGATGTACACATACTAAATTTCTGTACTTATGTAGATGTTTCTGATATCAATACTCTACTGAGCTTGCTCTGCTTCTGTTcaatatggtggttgttcatcCTGGATACATTCAATAGGTagcaaaatgtgaaattcttttgtattactCTATtataatgtgaggtccagttaccagcatgacactaaaacaggtagtagtgaCTACTTTTTACCTAAGTACAAGTCAGAGTACAAACATCTTtattttaacttgagtgaaaaagtatagtcagcTTCAACTTTTATtggagtcttttaaaaaaataagtatctgtacttctacttgcgtgaaggatgtgtgtacttttgccacctctgcaaaTGTACTTATTTGGaaattaatagatttttatcatTAATATAAGCTAATTTCCCCCTCTAGTGGccaagttgtaaaaaaaaacaacgtacCTTATCCTTACTGGGAAAGGTTTAagttattaaaatacattttcttcctcaaattattaatcttttttaaagCATCCTAATATTTACAACTAAgaatttttaattacatttaatcttctttttcttctttcggctgctgccactaggggtcgccacagcgtatCATCTGCCTCCAAAGCCCACattcctctacatctgcctctctcaaaccaactacctgcatgtcttccctcaccacatccataaacctcctccttggccttcctctcttcctccttggcagctccatcctcagcattctcctactgatataccccatgtccctcctctgcacatgtcaaaACCATCTATAACAAGCTTTTCTCACCTTGtcgccaaaacatcctacatgtgctgtccctctaataaacttaattCTAATCCtatcactcccaataaaaatctcggcatcttcacctctactacctccatctccacctcctgtcttttactcaataccactgtctctaatccatacaacatctcaggtctcattacagtcctataaactttccctttcactcttgcagatactcttctataacaaatcactcctgtcactcttcttcacccactccaccctgcctgcactcttttctttacttttcaaagacactctccattactttgcactgttgaccccaggtacctgaactccaccttctccacctcttctcccttcaaccgcacccctccactgcccccccccttctcattcacacacatgtactctgtcttactcctactgactttcattctctttctctccagtgcgtaccaccagctctccaggctcttctcaacctgtccatcaccactgcaaaaaggaaagggctcagagccgattcttGATGAAGTCACACCTCtaacttgaaccagtctgtcgttcctactgcccacttcactgctgtcacactgtcctcatacatgtcctgcaccaccctcacatacttctctgctaCACATGAtgtccttatacaataccacaactcatctctctgcaccctgtcgtgtgctttctctaaatccagaaacacacaatgcaactccttctgtccttctctatacttccccatcaacattctcaaagcaaataatgcatctgtggtgctcttcctcggcatgaaaccatactgttgctcacagatggtcacctcttctctcagcctggcttccactactctttcccataacttcatggtgtgactgatcaacttaattcccctgtagttactgtaCTATAGAATTGTGGTTGGAAGAAATGGTAAAATTATCACATTTGGGAAACAAAATCGAGGTAGAAGGAGAAActtttgttttcctgttttttgcATGTTCTGCTTTGttcaaattatattaaattttattattgctgtgttttattttgttgtgttttctcCTTGCATGTAATGAAGACTCATACAAGTTGTCTAATGATTGTTTGATTCTTctaacatattttatttatataatagtcTCCATGTATATCTTGGACTGTCCAGTCAGCTgtgaattttctttaaaatagacTAAAATCTATTGGGCAGATAAAGTTTACTAACAAAATCTATAAACtctttgaaaaacaaaaataaataaataaataaataaataaataattccataaataattccataaataaataaaacaaagactagaacttcataaaaacaacaacaacaacaatgataataataataataataataataataataataataataataataatacgtttatttttattaaagcagcttcttttttttaaccatctggtttaaaaaaaataagtctgTTGCAGATTATTTAGGAAGGGAACGCCCTAATTATGTAGAAGTTGCTAGAATGTCACACCTATAGTTTGAGGTTTATAAAAAGAGCCGCTGCAAAATAGGTCAGATGcgtaaaaaaacagatttagcCCAATAATTCACTAAGACATCAACATGGTTTATTGGACAGACGCTGAGCGCCATAACATCACTGATCTGTGGAGAAGAGTCGACCCTGACAAGCTCGGACCACAGGCCGTGGCCaggtataataataatgctatgTAAAAAATCATAGTGAATTGCAGATATCATAAATGACTGTGTCTTGTTTTACAGACTCCTGATTGTGCACCCATGGAACCAAAGGTACTTCGCTACTTTTGTCAATTTAGTCGATGCCGCAACCATCAAAGAAAGCCCCAAAGTGGCTTCCCATGGAAAGGTGGTCCTTCGTGGTCTAGACATAGCTGTGAAGAATTTAGATAGCATTAAGGCCACCTACGCTAAGCTGGGTGAGCTTCACTCTGATATATTGAACATGGATCCCAGCAACTTCACAGTACGTCGAACTTCTCCACACTGTTAGCCCGGATTTAGTTTCTACTTAAATATTCAAGCATAatacactaaaacaaaaaagtttaatgaCAGCACTTTATAATTTTAAGTATATTCTACTAATTTGTTGGCATAGTCCAATGTGCAAATAATTTGAAGTACAATGAGCTTAAATTGAAAAGTTATTGAACAGACCACACCTCTTCTTTCCAGTTGTGACAACTGTCTATTAGTAATGAGCAGTTGCTCAaggtgtcagtgtgtgtgtttttcccttaTTTGAAGAGCAGCTTGctcttacacacaaatacatacagacatataatacaaaacaaaaacagttcaaaactgATTTCAGCCACGTACTGAGTCGaagttttctgtctttgttGCGGTTGTGTGGATTCAGGCACTGCTGGTGAGGAACTGGAATGTGAGTATAACTCCGAGAGTTGTAAAAACCTCATTTTAACTTTTGCCATTTCAACGGGCATTTTGAGACACTGGCTAACTTACCTGTGTAACGTATATTTAGCTAACTGGGCGGAGGGGTTTTGGGGCtgcagtgaaattttttttttaacatttaccgGTTCGTTGGCTTTTTatcaacaactaatcgatatcTAACGCTAGATCACTTTCTCACGCGAGTTGCTGATCGCGTGCAGTAAAAACACGATTTTAACCAGTTTCACTGCCTTTAGGCTTTCACCTGGCCGGCTGCAAGCGGCGTTTTTTTCCAAGAAGATAGCGGGAACACGTGCGGCTGTTTCACGCGGCTTACCACGGCCTATTGTATCTGGTAAGTTCCTTTAAGACAACGTAAGcgaatatgtgtatgtgacttAAAATGCCCTATAATAAAGCCAATTCGCCGTAAActagcaaaataataaatgtcatgtCAGTGTTCAGATTTTTCCAGTCTGTTTTCATAAGGTAAATGTTGTTAATGTTTGCTCATTTGagggaaaataaagagaaattctAAGAATTAAGTCTAAAGAAACAGATTAAATAATGGTTTGGAAGTGCAAGTATTGTCCTTTTAGATGTAAAAAAAGAGCACAATTGTTTAAACATTACAGGCTAAAACACGGAGGTTATACCAAAACCGAGCCTTTTCCTTGTTTACATCAGGAATGTCTGTGcacatttaaatcattaaatgcactaaaagtTCACCTGTCCCCACAGGTGAACAAATTCCCAAATTTCAAGTTGATGTAGAGTATAGACTACGCCAAGGTAACCTGCAGTATCTCAGGGATGCATCCTTTCTTAAAGTCACAAAAGAACTAAAGCATGACATACTCGAGAAATTGGCTGAGACCATGTATGCATTTAAAGCATACCCAACGAAAGAAGATTTTGAGACTGTTGCTAAGGCTTTAGTGCAAACACACCATGCCTTAAAGAAACCGGGTCACCCTCTGGCTGGAACGGTTGGAAGAATAGCCTTAAGTTCAAAATGGGTAATTATAGAACCAAAATGCGGCAGCTGGGTCGACTTGATGTAACTGTCAATGGTGGCAAGCGAGGAAGTGACACTACAAATGGCGAGCCTCCCAAGACACAGATCAAGAAGCCAAAGAAAGGGGAAATAAATTTCCTGCCTGATTTTCCAGAGGGGATGAATGACCAGAACATGGAAGTAGCTCGTGAGGTTCTGGTCAATGAAATGATGAAAACAAAGCCAAAGGAATCCCTGGTTAAGAAAGAGATGGATGTGACGTTTGCTTTTCGCAGAAAGGAAATTGTCAAAGAGAAGCCTGCCATCAGCCAGCTTGTGCATCGTTGGCCAGCTCTTTTTACAGAAAATCAGGTTTGTGTTAAGTGTCTACATATATAGTGTTGAGTGTGTCAGATTAAAACagtgtgaacattaactgatgCATTGCTTGCCATGTTTTAGGTTTCCTATGAATTTGGCAGAGTGGTAGGGAAAAATCTCAGAGAAAACTTCTTGGATGCACTTGACCATTTGTCTCCAAGCCTCATGGACctcttcaaaaagaagaaaggcCTTACTGGTCAGCTTTTGGCTGAACGTTTATGCCAGACAAAGGTAAGTTAACATATCTACATCAGTCCTGTTTTCCTATGAAGCTTTTcctttttataaagatttttttttttacctctgcattctttattctcataattGTATCTCCTatttccagtttattttttcctaatcTCTTCTTTTCATTACTTGTAAATTACAGTCAGTATAAAGTGATTTATTCAATGTCGACTATTGTCTAGACAACTGAGCCAACTGACGTCAGATGCCTTTGTCTTCGGGGACTTCCGGTCATCTTGGGCGATGATCCTTCTGCTTTCTTCAAGACCTGCTTTGTaagcaaattcatttttttataaatgttgcaGATGcatgttctttgtttttatttaattttcaaacCATTAATCAGGACTATGTGCTACAGATTTATTCAGTATTTCAGACttggactttttttattttatttttaccataaAATTGTCTGTATGTTTAATCAGTGGCATGAAATTAACTGAAAAACTTGGCTGAAAAATATGGGTTCagttaacattaa
This genomic interval from Silurus meridionalis isolate SWU-2019-XX chromosome 22, ASM1480568v1, whole genome shotgun sequence contains the following:
- the LOC124376439 gene encoding hemoglobin subunit beta-like isoform X2, yielding MVYWTDAERHNITDLWRRVDPDKLGPQAVARLLIVHPWNQRYFATFVNLVDAATIKESPKVASHGKVVLRGLDIAVKNLDSIKATYAKLGELHSDILNMDPSNFTVRRTSPVYLQNLTNDRIEDH
- the LOC124376439 gene encoding hemoglobin subunit beta-like isoform X1, producing the protein MVYWTDAERHNITDLWRRVDPDKLGPQAVARLLIVHPWNQRYFATFVNLVDAATIKESPKVASHGKVVLRGLDIAVKNLDSIKATYAKLGELHSDILNMDPSNFTLLSDCITITLAAKFGPWVFTPEVHSAWQKFMDVVVAALSKQYN